Proteins from a single region of Gossypium arboreum isolate Shixiya-1 chromosome 1, ASM2569848v2, whole genome shotgun sequence:
- the LOC108482239 gene encoding leucine-rich repeat protein 1-like isoform X2 gives MAMHNLVQALVFVAVSFNTLAPTVANVEGDALYALRRSVKDPKNVLKSWDPTLVDPCTWFHVTCDADNRVTRLDLGNAKLKGRLVPELGKLERLQYLELYMNNLEGSIPEEIGGLKSLVSLDLYHNNLTGSIPASLSKLSNLNFLDVSNNDLCGTIPTTGSFSKFSEESFKNNSRLEGPELMGFVRYDTGRCK, from the exons ATGGCAATGCATAACCTAGTTCAAGCTCTTGTTTTTGTTGCTGTTTCTTTCAACACATTGGCACCCACAGTTGCAAATGTTGAAG GGGATGCTTTGTATGCATTGAGGAGAAGTGTTAAAGACCCTAAAAATGTGCTCAAGAGTTGGGATCCAACCTTGGTGGATCCTTGTACTTGGTTTCATGTTACCTGTGATGCTGACAATCGTGTTACTCGTCT AGATCTTGGAAATGCAAAATTGAAGGGCAGATTGGTACCTGAGTTGGGAAAGCTTGAACGTCTTCAATATTT AGAGCTGTATATGAACAACTTGGAGGGTTCCATACCAGAAGAAATTGGAGGGTTAAAAAGCTTAGTGAGTTTGGATCTTTACCATAATAACCTTACTGGATCTATTCCTGCTTCTCTTTCCAAGCTTTCGAATCTCAATTTCCT TGATGTCTCAAACAACGACTTGTGTGGTACAATCCCCACCACAGGTTCCTTCTCTAAGTTTTCAGAGGAAAG ttttaaaaataattcaagacTGGAAGGACCGGAGCTGATGGGATTTGTGAGATATGATACAGGAAGATGCAAATGA
- the LOC108482239 gene encoding leucine-rich repeat protein 1-like isoform X1, giving the protein MAMHNLVQALVFVAVSFNTLAPTVANVEGDALYALRRSVKDPKNVLKSWDPTLVDPCTWFHVTCDADNRVTRLDLGNAKLKGRLVPELGKLERLQYLELYMNNLEGSIPEEIGGLKSLVSLDLYHNNLTGSIPASLSKLSNLNFLRLNGNRLTGRIPRQLTKLPNLKIFDVSNNDLCGTIPTTGSFSKFSEESFKNNSRLEGPELMGFVRYDTGRCK; this is encoded by the exons ATGGCAATGCATAACCTAGTTCAAGCTCTTGTTTTTGTTGCTGTTTCTTTCAACACATTGGCACCCACAGTTGCAAATGTTGAAG GGGATGCTTTGTATGCATTGAGGAGAAGTGTTAAAGACCCTAAAAATGTGCTCAAGAGTTGGGATCCAACCTTGGTGGATCCTTGTACTTGGTTTCATGTTACCTGTGATGCTGACAATCGTGTTACTCGTCT AGATCTTGGAAATGCAAAATTGAAGGGCAGATTGGTACCTGAGTTGGGAAAGCTTGAACGTCTTCAATATTT AGAGCTGTATATGAACAACTTGGAGGGTTCCATACCAGAAGAAATTGGAGGGTTAAAAAGCTTAGTGAGTTTGGATCTTTACCATAATAACCTTACTGGATCTATTCCTGCTTCTCTTTCCAAGCTTTCGAATCTCAATTTCCT CCGATTGAATGGTAATAGACTGACAGGAAGAATTCCCAGACAACTTACCAAACTCCCAAATTTAAAGATCTT TGATGTCTCAAACAACGACTTGTGTGGTACAATCCCCACCACAGGTTCCTTCTCTAAGTTTTCAGAGGAAAG ttttaaaaataattcaagacTGGAAGGACCGGAGCTGATGGGATTTGTGAGATATGATACAGGAAGATGCAAATGA